The following are encoded in a window of Verrucomicrobiota bacterium genomic DNA:
- a CDS encoding ferritin-like domain-containing protein, with protein MESKSDQLAVESDPTQYVRVTLTPSHRSDKEDHPHALSVPSAASGHALQYSHIDQSIDKSSPDTVQPMIRMNQCLAKAVDLQMQMKQAYWNVKGPEYLGLHELLEKVYQAVSCYVDLIAEYIVAWGGMAREIRLYRCLTYDNACGGVPRESLSQKRNLPSKKINPGLRYVSPH; from the coding sequence ATGGAAAGTAAAAGCGATCAGCTAGCGGTAGAATCAGACCCGACACAATATGTCAGGGTCACCCTGACCCCCTCGCATCGCTCCGACAAGGAGGACCATCCACACGCACTCTCTGTGCCTTCAGCAGCCAGCGGACACGCTCTCCAATACTCTCATATAGACCAGAGCATCGACAAGTCCTCCCCCGACACAGTCCAGCCCATGATCAGAATGAATCAATGTCTCGCAAAGGCGGTGGACCTGCAAATGCAAATGAAGCAAGCTTACTGGAATGTAAAGGGCCCTGAGTACCTTGGGCTCCACGAGCTTTTAGAGAAGGTCTATCAGGCCGTGTCATGCTACGTGGACTTGATCGCTGAGTATATCGTAGCGTGGGGCGGCATGGCCCGAGAGATCCGTTTGTACCGCTGCCTTACGTATGACAATGCCTGCGGGGGAGTACCTCGAGAGTCATTGTCACAAAAAAGAAATCTCCCCTCAAAAAAAATAAACCCAGGACTCCGCTATGTATCACCACATTAA
- a CDS encoding site-specific integrase produces the protein MWTGCSATFLFHGKRYPSEMGGAEVAAFLTHLVTERKVASSTQNQALNALVFLYGRVLERDLGMMGGIVRAKTPETRPVVLTKKEVHDLLALSWGRRPARLLVLSLQETFACSDSQYEITPWYPRALQYNIALQVNLLFFYTQSRVIPHTFFTAPLLLLKRWKVKAIS, from the coding sequence ATGTGGACTGGGTGCAGCGCTACATTCCTTTTTCATGGGAAACGGTATCCTTCTGAAATGGGCGGGGCGGAGGTGGCCGCTTTTCTGACTCATTTGGTCACGGAAAGAAAGGTAGCCTCCAGCACACAGAACCAAGCTTTGAATGCGTTGGTCTTCCTGTATGGGCGAGTGCTTGAACGTGATCTCGGGATGATGGGGGGGATCGTCCGTGCCAAAACCCCTGAAACGCGCCCGGTGGTCTTGACCAAAAAGGAAGTTCATGACCTTCTGGCTCTTTCATGGGGACGGAGACCCGCACGCCTACTCGTCTTATCTCTCCAGGAGACTTTCGCGTGTTCGGACAGCCAGTACGAGATCACGCCTTGGTATCCCAGAGCACTTCAATACAATATCGCGCTTCAGGTAAATCTTCTTTTTTTTTACACTCAAAGTAGGGTTATACCCCATACATTTTTTACCGCCCCCCTCTTATTATTAAAGAGATGGAAAGTAAAAGCGATCAGCTAG